One region of Candidatus Methanoplasma cognatum genomic DNA includes:
- a CDS encoding methanol--corrinoid methyltransferase translates to MAATRFTKMAYSSADEVVFGTAKSPVSYGCGIKVGAGRVIPELNYGPRPGSEKDPARLKKEYVDYISKDALNRAITLGFPDLQLETEWISQMGNPKFAAPVVEGQREITRKFNEEYGICTAVRQTLPDQREAEEGLRPGAKGKHLYPEALFGCCDVACENGADLISCETMGGKELADHAVTTGDAVAFLYGVGYLGSIDMEFVWSEFVNTAKKNKVVCGGDTNCSGANTSMFMAGGMLDQDVQKTFSTVTRAISAARTMVAMECGASGPDKDCGYEGPIIKTITGRPAAQEGKNCQCAHADLQGNLMAQICDVWSNESVEYHPEFGGSSVQCWLGSLGYEVALMNCAIATGNEKTLRDLYMITDRTRGPEGYMLAFDNAYKVGEAIAKEGNNIYLRAKAAGLTAAKLVKAGFESKELPLTVKQKETIDVIIKDFEALPAEEAKFFEYCDKKYADVPNYTKKNYGL, encoded by the coding sequence ATGGCAGCAACAAGATTCACAAAAATGGCATACTCGAGTGCTGATGAGGTTGTATTCGGAACCGCGAAATCCCCCGTATCCTACGGATGCGGAATAAAAGTGGGCGCCGGAAGGGTAATACCCGAGCTCAACTACGGACCGAGGCCCGGATCTGAGAAAGACCCGGCAAGACTGAAGAAAGAGTACGTTGACTACATCTCGAAAGACGCACTGAACAGAGCCATCACGCTCGGATTCCCGGACCTGCAGCTCGAGACAGAGTGGATTTCCCAGATGGGTAACCCCAAATTCGCGGCCCCCGTTGTCGAGGGACAGCGCGAGATCACCAGGAAGTTCAACGAGGAGTACGGCATCTGCACTGCAGTAAGGCAGACCCTGCCTGACCAGCGTGAGGCAGAGGAAGGACTCCGCCCCGGCGCGAAGGGAAAACACCTCTACCCTGAGGCACTCTTCGGATGCTGCGACGTTGCTTGCGAGAACGGAGCCGACCTCATCTCATGCGAGACGATGGGCGGAAAAGAGCTCGCTGACCACGCAGTCACGACCGGAGACGCAGTAGCGTTCCTTTATGGTGTAGGATACCTCGGCTCCATCGACATGGAGTTCGTATGGTCTGAGTTCGTCAACACCGCGAAGAAGAACAAAGTGGTTTGCGGCGGAGACACCAACTGTTCCGGTGCGAACACATCGATGTTCATGGCCGGCGGCATGCTCGACCAGGATGTCCAGAAGACCTTCTCGACCGTAACAAGGGCAATATCGGCGGCCAGGACAATGGTTGCAATGGAGTGCGGCGCATCCGGACCCGACAAGGACTGCGGATACGAGGGACCCATAATAAAGACCATCACCGGAAGGCCTGCAGCCCAAGAGGGAAAGAACTGCCAGTGCGCACACGCTGACCTGCAGGGCAACCTGATGGCTCAGATCTGCGACGTTTGGTCGAACGAGTCCGTTGAGTACCACCCCGAATTCGGTGGATCGTCAGTCCAGTGCTGGCTCGGATCACTCGGCTACGAAGTGGCCCTGATGAACTGCGCTATCGCAACCGGAAACGAGAAGACCCTGAGGGACCTGTACATGATCACCGACCGCACAAGAGGCCCCGAGGGCTACATGCTCGCCTTCGACAACGCCTACAAGGTCGGAGAGGCAATTGCGAAAGAGGGTAACAACATCTACCTCCGCGCAAAGGCAGCAGGACTTACCGCAGCCAAGCTCGTAAAGGCCGGATTCGAGAGCAAAGAACTTCCGCTCACCGTAAAGCAGAAAGAGACCATCGACGTCATCATAAAAGACTTCGAGGCACTCCCCGCTGAGGAAGCCAAGTTCTTCGAGTACTGCGACAAGAAGTACGCCGACGTTCCGAACTACACCAAGAAGAACTACGGCCTCTAA
- a CDS encoding cobalamin-dependent protein (Presence of a B(12) (cobalamin)-binding domain implies dependence on cobalamin itself, in one of its several forms, or in some unusual lineages, dependence on a cobalamin-like analog.) yields MVSHKGVDYAKILTRYDIKAQNEASPEAIAAKMLPKDPVLKKVAETVVWMKFKDVGPATTEALKTKDPLVIINDGLVIGMEVVAKLYADHIYYLPEIMMAAKTMEIGIAIAEKQIKGGRETKGLVVMHVAEGDPHDIGKNIAKVMLTSSGYSVIDMGKDVDVKDVVAEVIKSKPMMVTGTALMTTTMTAFPRAAEQLVAKGINLPFMSAGGAVNRDFSESFDLGIYSEKAPQTPPIADKVKAGYDWRKIRANWDDIVGGV; encoded by the coding sequence ATGGTTAGTCACAAAGGAGTAGACTATGCAAAGATCCTCACAAGGTATGACATCAAAGCACAGAACGAGGCTTCCCCGGAAGCTATCGCCGCCAAGATGCTGCCTAAGGATCCGGTGCTTAAAAAGGTCGCAGAGACCGTTGTTTGGATGAAATTCAAGGACGTAGGCCCTGCCACCACTGAGGCGCTGAAAACAAAAGACCCGCTCGTCATCATAAACGACGGACTTGTAATCGGAATGGAAGTTGTTGCAAAGCTGTATGCAGACCACATCTACTATCTCCCCGAGATCATGATGGCCGCAAAGACCATGGAGATCGGAATCGCAATCGCCGAGAAACAGATCAAAGGCGGAAGGGAGACGAAAGGACTGGTTGTCATGCATGTTGCAGAGGGAGACCCCCACGACATCGGAAAGAACATCGCCAAGGTCATGCTGACCTCGTCCGGATACTCAGTTATCGACATGGGCAAGGACGTCGATGTGAAAGACGTGGTCGCAGAGGTAATCAAATCCAAACCCATGATGGTTACTGGAACGGCACTCATGACGACGACGATGACAGCGTTCCCCAGGGCTGCTGAGCAGCTCGTCGCGAAGGGAATAAACCTGCCCTTCATGTCCGCAGGCGGCGCAGTGAACAGAGACTTCTCCGAGTCATTCGACCTCGGAATATACTCTGAGAAAGCCCCGCAGACCCCGCCGATAGCCGACAAAGTCAAAGCCGGCTACGACTGGAGAAAGATCAGGGCAAACTGGGACGACATCGTTGGAGGTGTGTAA
- the cobB gene encoding hydrogenobyrinic acid a,c-diamide synthase (glutamine-hydrolyzing) — translation MSCGVPRIVIAGTHSGAGKSTITMGLLMALKKRGLNPQSFKTGPDYLDPMHHTMVLGKECRNLDTWMFKDEAERLFVKGSEGSGISVIEGVMGLYDGIDGTSEEGSTAHLSKIVKAPVILVIDAKSMARSAGAIALGFKEYDADVNLAGVIFNRVGSEKHLRILERSLKDIPCLGGVLRDECMALESRHLGLIPAAENYDRGKYEKIMEHVESCVDIDRLVEIAGTAPSFTRKYDPPSKKKSKVRIGVAKDRAFNFYYIHNIEAMIEAGAEIVPFSPIDGDLPDVSGLYFGGGYPEIFSEKLEKNEKVRSAVKKASEDGMPIYAECGGLMYLSKHICLTEGGRHEMCGVLEAESKMNDRRRSLGYVEMTSNADTILCEKGWTVRGHEFHYSAISPAGHREYAFDLTRGNGIEDGKDGMMAGNTIAGYTHIHFASNPKIPGRFVDSCYDYFRR, via the coding sequence ATGTCGTGCGGTGTCCCCAGGATCGTAATTGCAGGCACCCACAGCGGAGCTGGGAAATCAACTATAACCATGGGGTTGCTGATGGCTCTGAAGAAAAGAGGGCTGAACCCTCAATCCTTCAAGACCGGCCCGGATTATCTTGACCCCATGCACCACACAATGGTCCTCGGTAAAGAATGCAGGAACCTGGACACCTGGATGTTCAAAGACGAGGCCGAAAGACTTTTCGTAAAAGGTTCGGAAGGGTCGGGAATATCTGTAATAGAGGGGGTCATGGGGCTGTACGACGGCATAGACGGCACAAGCGAAGAAGGCTCGACCGCCCATCTGTCAAAGATAGTCAAGGCCCCCGTCATCCTCGTGATCGACGCAAAGTCAATGGCCAGAAGCGCCGGCGCGATAGCTCTCGGCTTCAAAGAATATGATGCGGACGTAAATTTAGCGGGAGTGATCTTCAACAGAGTGGGAAGCGAGAAACACCTGAGGATATTGGAACGTTCGCTCAAAGACATACCCTGCCTCGGAGGAGTGCTCAGGGATGAATGCATGGCATTGGAAAGCAGACATCTCGGTCTTATCCCCGCCGCGGAGAACTATGACCGCGGTAAGTATGAAAAAATAATGGAGCATGTGGAAAGCTGCGTGGACATCGACAGACTTGTGGAGATAGCGGGAACCGCCCCCTCCTTCACAAGAAAATATGATCCTCCCTCCAAGAAAAAGAGCAAGGTGCGCATAGGTGTGGCGAAGGACCGCGCCTTTAACTTCTATTATATTCATAATATAGAAGCTATGATCGAGGCCGGCGCCGAGATAGTGCCCTTCTCTCCTATCGACGGCGACCTCCCCGACGTCAGCGGCCTGTACTTCGGCGGAGGCTACCCGGAGATATTCTCCGAAAAGTTAGAAAAGAACGAGAAGGTGAGGTCAGCCGTGAAAAAGGCATCAGAGGACGGCATGCCGATATACGCTGAGTGCGGCGGTCTGATGTACCTCTCCAAGCACATATGCCTAACGGAAGGCGGAAGACATGAGATGTGCGGGGTTCTGGAAGCGGAATCCAAAATGAACGACAGAAGAAGATCGCTGGGGTATGTGGAAATGACCTCCAATGCCGACACTATCCTATGTGAAAAGGGGTGGACCGTCAGAGGGCATGAGTTCCACTATTCGGCCATCTCTCCTGCCGGGCACAGGGAATATGCATTCGACCTTACAAGGGGGAACGGGATCGAGGATGGCAAAGACGGTATGATGGCAGGAAACACCATCGCAGGGTATACGCACATCCATTTCGCATCCAACCCGAAAATCCCGGGGAGATTTGTTGACAGCTGTTACGATTACTTCAGAAGATGA
- a CDS encoding GTPase, whose product MYVYILGGFLGSGKTTLLMKLASMYSKKGAKVAILVNESGEIGVDGATLKAEGYDAIELPDGCICCSLSGTLQTALKNIKRDIDPDIIIIEPTGLALPHKVKDLVHISMINPDEMYIIGIADIQRFDDLIKKKEEFFKRQMFAADFILINKSDLATPEKMESAIKWLKGEYPDKPMIPVSTKTGENMDKVYEMMQ is encoded by the coding sequence ATGTATGTTTACATTTTAGGCGGATTCCTCGGAAGCGGGAAAACGACGCTTTTGATGAAGCTAGCTTCAATGTACAGTAAGAAGGGCGCTAAAGTAGCCATATTAGTGAACGAATCCGGCGAGATCGGAGTCGACGGCGCCACTCTGAAAGCGGAGGGCTACGACGCCATAGAGCTGCCGGACGGATGCATATGCTGTTCCCTTTCCGGCACGCTGCAGACCGCCCTAAAAAACATAAAAAGAGATATTGACCCTGACATAATAATAATAGAGCCCACGGGGCTAGCGCTGCCTCATAAAGTAAAGGATCTGGTCCATATTTCAATGATCAATCCCGACGAAATGTACATCATCGGAATAGCAGACATACAAAGGTTCGACGATCTGATCAAGAAAAAGGAGGAATTCTTCAAAAGACAGATGTTCGCCGCGGACTTCATCCTGATCAACAAAAGCGACCTCGCCACGCCTGAGAAGATGGAATCGGCCATCAAATGGCTGAAGGGTGAGTATCCGGATAAGCCGATGATCCCTGTGTCCACCAAAACGGGGGAGAATATGGACAAGGTCTACGAGATGATGCAATGA
- a CDS encoding hydrogenase nickel incorporation protein HypA: MSEHKHDKDCHCRECEDEKADTERTSIEEAGGVAVGLKGHIHGFNADAAARMSNALLATGKWVEKESGSLLGHIKAAVYNSEGRGITFNLTDVGNGVEQHGTLPPQKEVNFNFMSAVLDVDPHELEHAMMDALEDTGLDYHLEGQSCDHEHHHHEHGHDHGHHHDHGHEHHDHHHHDEKDEVCHCEACEDRRKEEAERAEKGSFWDKIRRRKK, from the coding sequence ATGAGCGAACATAAACACGACAAGGACTGCCACTGCCGCGAGTGTGAGGACGAGAAAGCGGATACGGAAAGGACGTCGATCGAGGAAGCGGGCGGCGTCGCCGTCGGCCTGAAAGGACACATACACGGTTTCAACGCGGATGCCGCTGCCCGCATGTCCAACGCGCTGCTTGCCACAGGTAAATGGGTGGAGAAAGAGTCCGGCTCCCTGCTTGGGCACATAAAGGCCGCCGTCTACAACTCAGAAGGAAGGGGGATAACTTTCAACCTGACGGATGTGGGCAACGGGGTCGAACAGCACGGCACGCTGCCCCCCCAGAAAGAGGTCAACTTCAACTTCATGTCCGCCGTACTTGACGTGGACCCCCATGAATTGGAACACGCAATGATGGATGCCCTTGAGGATACCGGTCTGGACTACCACCTGGAGGGGCAAAGCTGCGATCATGAGCACCATCATCACGAACACGGCCACGATCACGGTCATCACCATGATCATGGTCATGAACATCACGATCATCATCACCATGATGAGAAGGATGAGGTCTGCCACTGCGAAGCATGTGAGGACCGCAGAAAGGAAGAGGCCGAAAGGGCCGAAAAAGGCTCTTTCTGGGATAAAATAAGGAGGAGGAAAAAATGA
- a CDS encoding methylamine methyltransferase corrinoid protein reductive activase → MRYGISLDMGTSGTRAHSVDLSDGKILSTSVTECHPLPGANIMDHLTFCINIGTDIAHRIVMDTVNKVIKTLDVDLKKVERVSICGNPIQLSLFQGIGVEDLAFAGENAHKARGIKVLDRNAGVFSAVDVGLDVPDGCELCVPPSIRHEIGADALAMMYKSGFLEQKDNCLVTDYGTNAEMALKVGDDIYTGSAAAGPAMEGQSIKYGMLAGPGAISDLEYDTQWRCLVLDENIMPQPGDMVDFNLNMVTSEGPMHGKAKGITGTGVVAAVAAALGGGLWKRGKLTTDGEKMVFQDGVYIDSHDISEACKAIGAMRAGHFTLLEKAGIKFDEMQTMYMAGASGTYVDAVKAREVGLLPPSCNKIYQYGNTSLAMATDILRNPELLDELQGIADGIRANHVMFASDPIFEQIYVMELAYWDEGMSMDMYNTYNEMMDIQPLPKVKGVPEVFRMVARDIPDLGAGGLRIIHDIGTELKAHMPGCTGCKKCEKECPERALTVTDDKQIVVKTKNCLGTACYRCQFSCPEKVYKYDLLKLDS, encoded by the coding sequence ATGAGATACGGTATATCGCTGGACATGGGTACCAGCGGAACCAGGGCGCACAGCGTGGACCTTTCCGACGGGAAGATACTATCCACGTCTGTAACGGAATGCCACCCGCTGCCGGGTGCCAACATAATGGACCACCTGACATTCTGCATCAACATAGGAACGGATATCGCACACAGGATCGTCATGGACACTGTCAACAAAGTGATAAAGACCCTCGACGTCGACCTGAAGAAGGTCGAAAGAGTCTCAATCTGCGGGAACCCCATACAGCTTTCGCTGTTCCAGGGCATAGGCGTGGAGGACCTTGCTTTTGCGGGAGAGAACGCCCACAAAGCGAGAGGCATCAAGGTCCTCGACAGGAACGCCGGAGTGTTCTCCGCCGTGGATGTGGGCCTTGACGTGCCCGACGGCTGCGAGCTGTGCGTTCCGCCCTCTATCAGACACGAGATCGGCGCGGACGCGCTTGCCATGATGTACAAGAGCGGATTCCTGGAGCAGAAGGATAACTGTCTCGTCACAGACTACGGAACGAATGCGGAGATGGCACTGAAGGTCGGCGATGACATATACACAGGTTCCGCCGCCGCCGGACCTGCGATGGAAGGACAGTCCATAAAATACGGTATGCTTGCCGGCCCTGGGGCCATCAGCGATCTGGAATATGACACCCAGTGGAGATGCCTCGTGCTTGATGAGAACATAATGCCGCAGCCGGGGGACATGGTCGACTTCAACCTGAACATGGTCACCTCCGAGGGGCCGATGCACGGCAAGGCGAAAGGTATCACCGGGACCGGCGTCGTCGCCGCTGTCGCAGCGGCTTTGGGAGGCGGCCTCTGGAAAAGAGGAAAGCTCACCACCGACGGCGAGAAAATGGTCTTCCAGGACGGAGTATACATCGACTCGCACGACATCTCTGAGGCTTGCAAGGCCATCGGCGCCATGAGGGCGGGACACTTCACGCTCCTTGAGAAAGCCGGGATAAAGTTCGACGAGATGCAGACCATGTATATGGCGGGCGCATCGGGAACGTATGTGGATGCCGTCAAGGCCAGGGAGGTGGGCCTCCTGCCCCCGTCCTGCAACAAGATATACCAGTACGGCAACACGTCCCTCGCGATGGCTACGGACATCCTCAGGAACCCGGAGCTCCTTGACGAGCTTCAGGGGATAGCGGACGGCATCAGGGCGAACCACGTGATGTTCGCGTCCGACCCGATATTCGAGCAGATCTATGTTATGGAACTCGCATACTGGGATGAGGGGATGAGCATGGATATGTACAACACATACAACGAGATGATGGACATACAGCCTCTGCCTAAGGTCAAAGGTGTGCCTGAGGTCTTCCGCATGGTGGCCCGTGACATACCGGATCTGGGTGCCGGCGGCCTCCGCATAATCCATGACATAGGCACCGAGCTGAAGGCGCACATGCCGGGATGTACCGGATGCAAGAAGTGTGAGAAAGAGTGTCCGGAGAGGGCTCTTACCGTCACCGATGACAAGCAGATCGTTGTTAAAACAAAGAACTGCCTGGGAACTGCGTGTTACAGATGCCAGTTCTCATGTCCGGAAAAAGTGTATAAGTACGACCTTCTGAAACTCGACAGCTGA
- a CDS encoding ABC transporter ATP-binding protein, giving the protein MNDEQGTEQTPQEYAAPPDTHIVISGLRKVFKRDEVETVALEDFSLDIKKGELITLVGPSGCGKTTILRLIAGLIQPTSGEIRISGRPCTAPGADRGMVFQDFALFPWRSVRKNVEFGLEVAGVPKEERRERAEKYIKLAGLEKFIDARVHELSGGMKQRVGIARALVGHPDVILMDEPFGALDAQTRNIMQVQLLNILEKTDQTIIFVTHSVDEAVFLSDRIVVLTKRPASIKEIIDIPWPRPRDRACLEFTALRKKILTELEKENVMND; this is encoded by the coding sequence ATGAATGACGAACAAGGAACGGAACAAACACCGCAGGAATACGCAGCACCTCCGGATACCCATATTGTTATCAGCGGCCTGAGGAAGGTTTTCAAAAGGGATGAAGTGGAAACAGTCGCCCTGGAGGACTTTTCTCTCGATATCAAAAAAGGAGAGCTGATAACCCTTGTCGGACCGTCGGGATGCGGCAAGACCACGATCCTCAGGCTTATAGCCGGCCTCATACAGCCCACATCGGGAGAGATACGGATAAGCGGAAGGCCGTGTACCGCCCCCGGAGCGGACAGAGGGATGGTGTTCCAGGACTTTGCGCTGTTCCCCTGGAGGTCGGTGAGGAAGAATGTGGAGTTCGGTCTTGAAGTAGCCGGTGTTCCTAAAGAAGAGCGAAGAGAGAGGGCGGAGAAGTACATCAAACTCGCAGGCCTGGAGAAGTTCATCGACGCCCGTGTCCACGAACTTTCCGGAGGTATGAAACAGCGCGTGGGCATCGCCAGAGCGCTGGTGGGACATCCTGATGTGATCCTCATGGACGAACCGTTCGGCGCTTTGGATGCCCAGACCAGGAACATTATGCAGGTGCAGCTCCTTAATATCCTTGAAAAGACAGACCAAACGATAATTTTTGTCACTCATTCTGTCGATGAGGCGGTGTTCCTCTCCGACAGGATAGTGGTGCTTACGAAACGTCCCGCGAGCATAAAGGAGATCATAGACATCCCCTGGCCGCGCCCCAGGGACCGCGCATGTCTGGAATTCACCGCCCTCCGGAAAAAGATACTGACCGAGCTGGAAAAAGAGAACGTTATGAACGATTAA
- a CDS encoding ABC transporter permease codes for MSQILGIKYDENNKYHRFARTVLIAVISLSIFIFTWWAISVITKSTAIPTPLETWNALVDLYLNGDRMTKISLGGYISSSLSTFIKGFLLAFAVAVPLGLILGYSKVLRDFASPVIEILRPIAPIAWAPIFMLSLGYSIGPVLVVFVGIFFPLLTNVIFGVRKIDPNWIDASKTLGASQIQVFYKVMMPSAVPYVMNGVKVGLGIGWMCIVAAELYATPLGGIGFYLAEQAAAGYWPGAYAALVIIAVLGLLTIGVADYIHRLLSKRMGIEV; via the coding sequence ATGAGTCAGATCTTAGGAATAAAATACGACGAGAATAACAAGTATCATAGGTTCGCAAGGACCGTACTGATAGCTGTTATCTCGTTGTCCATTTTCATTTTTACATGGTGGGCGATCTCAGTAATCACAAAAAGCACCGCCATCCCAACCCCTTTGGAAACTTGGAATGCTTTGGTCGATCTGTATCTGAACGGTGACAGGATGACCAAAATAAGTTTAGGAGGATACATATCGTCCAGTTTGTCCACTTTCATCAAGGGATTCCTTCTGGCGTTTGCTGTGGCGGTGCCATTGGGGCTGATCCTCGGCTACTCCAAGGTCCTGAGGGATTTTGCAAGCCCCGTCATCGAGATACTCAGGCCGATAGCCCCCATAGCATGGGCTCCGATATTCATGCTTTCGTTAGGTTATTCGATCGGGCCCGTTTTAGTGGTGTTTGTCGGTATCTTCTTCCCGCTTTTGACAAACGTCATCTTCGGGGTGAGAAAAATAGATCCCAACTGGATAGATGCATCCAAGACGCTGGGCGCATCGCAGATACAAGTATTCTACAAAGTGATGATGCCTTCCGCCGTCCCGTATGTCATGAACGGCGTCAAGGTCGGGCTGGGGATCGGGTGGATGTGTATCGTCGCGGCGGAGTTATACGCTACGCCTCTCGGAGGCATAGGATTCTATCTTGCCGAGCAAGCGGCAGCGGGATACTGGCCGGGCGCCTACGCCGCGCTGGTGATAATCGCGGTATTGGGGCTGCTGACGATAGGCGTAGCGGATTATATCCACAGGTTGCTGTCAAAGAGGATGGGGATAGAAGTATGA
- a CDS encoding ABC transporter substrate-binding protein has protein sequence MNTKIIAVIIIAVLVVAGVGVYFFLQDKDKEINIIAGVNTEGSGIYIDKKYNVGDMFDASSQPIPSGWEGKVFGTPGISTIQHVQLLTIVEGMGMSFAAYTVGGNNSAPNTVYFISNISNAGLALGNDVIDGGSLWQPQYQKIVDDGTTRFKELALTNDLFPGHACCVIAGFHGYTSTHENETVRFLAAYVKAVNWVNGALNNKTSEDYARLVSIAKDVAGPNFTEDEIKEAMETVTYTYGENSGTPLAYLKNEIPSLAENLVELGATNKTLKNLGFENGDEFADKFIDESFLGKALQLLASGETFEGSASLKVAVIAGDIHQIAVHVAKELGFFEDYGLNVSFSPATNGPGVATAIQNGEASFGLLGAPPITITVINGELVKA, from the coding sequence TTGAATACCAAAATCATAGCAGTAATAATCATAGCAGTCCTTGTTGTAGCAGGGGTCGGAGTGTACTTCTTCCTCCAAGACAAAGACAAAGAGATCAATATCATTGCCGGAGTCAACACAGAAGGTTCCGGCATTTATATTGATAAAAAGTATAATGTAGGCGATATGTTCGACGCCAGCAGCCAACCGATACCGTCGGGCTGGGAAGGGAAGGTGTTCGGAACGCCCGGAATATCAACGATACAGCATGTACAGCTTCTCACGATCGTAGAAGGCATGGGCATGAGCTTCGCGGCGTATACCGTGGGGGGAAATAATTCTGCCCCTAATACTGTGTATTTCATCTCAAACATATCCAACGCAGGGCTGGCCCTCGGAAACGATGTCATCGACGGAGGTTCGCTGTGGCAGCCCCAGTATCAGAAGATAGTAGACGACGGAACAACAAGGTTTAAAGAACTGGCGCTTACCAACGACCTGTTCCCAGGACACGCTTGCTGTGTCATTGCCGGGTTCCACGGATACACCTCTACTCATGAGAATGAGACCGTCAGGTTCTTGGCCGCATATGTCAAGGCCGTCAATTGGGTAAACGGTGCGCTCAACAACAAAACGAGCGAGGACTATGCTCGGCTGGTCAGCATTGCGAAGGATGTAGCTGGTCCGAATTTCACAGAGGATGAGATAAAAGAAGCTATGGAGACCGTTACGTACACCTATGGCGAGAACAGCGGCACGCCCCTCGCATATCTGAAAAACGAGATTCCATCCTTAGCAGAGAACTTGGTCGAACTGGGCGCCACAAACAAAACACTCAAGAACCTTGGGTTTGAAAACGGCGATGAGTTCGCAGACAAGTTCATAGATGAAAGCTTCCTCGGAAAAGCGCTTCAGTTATTGGCAAGCGGAGAGACCTTTGAGGGATCCGCGAGCCTGAAAGTGGCCGTCATTGCCGGAGACATACACCAGATAGCAGTCCATGTGGCAAAGGAACTCGGGTTCTTTGAAGACTACGGGCTCAATGTCTCGTTCTCTCCCGCAACGAACGGGCCGGGGGTCGCGACAGCCATACAGAACGGCGAGGCATCGTTCGGTCTGCTGGGAGCGCCGCCCATTACGATAACTGTTATAAACGGAGAACTCGTGAAGGCTTAA